One Lepus europaeus isolate LE1 chromosome 7, mLepTim1.pri, whole genome shotgun sequence DNA segment encodes these proteins:
- the IRF7 gene encoding interferon regulatory factor 7 isoform X3 has protein sequence MASAPEGRAPRVLFGEWLLRQVSSGRYEGLCWLNEARTRFRVPWKHFARRDLSEADARIFKAWAVARGRWPPSRLEGDRLPPEAAERAGWKTNFRCALQSTRRFVMLRDNSTDPADPHKVFELSPTPRGREDPGMEEEEDALQDAPPTQSSSGPGLPVEVYPACTAEGALSPQPPARALMTEPSPGVLDVTIMYKGRTVLQEVVGHPSCVFLYGPPSPAVAGAQQVAFPSPAELADQKQLRYTEELLRHVAPGLQLELRGWGLWALRMGKCKVYWEVGGPLGCDSPSSPAQPLARNCHTPIFDFSTFFQELAEFRARRRKDSPRYTIYLGFGQDLSARRSKDKSLVLVKLEPWLCRAYLQGVQREGVSSLDSSSLSLCLSSTNSLYDDIERFLMELG, from the exons ATGGCCTCCGCTCCCGAGGG GCGGGCCCCACGCGTGCTCTTCGGGGAGTGGCTCCTGCGGCAGGTCAGCAGCGGCCGCTACGAGGGGCTGTGCTGGCTGAATGAGGCCCGCACGCGCTTCCGCGTGCCCTGGAAGCACTTCGCGCGCAGGGACCTGAGCGAAGCCGACGCGCGCATCTTCAAG gcctgggcggTGGCCCGCGGTAGGTGGCCGCCCAGCCGCCTCGAAGGGGACCGGCTGCCCCCAGAAGCGGCTGAGCGCGCTGGCTGGAAAACCAACTTCCGCTGCGCGCTGCAGAGCACGCGGCGCTTCGTGATGCTGCGCGATAACTCTACGGACCCCGCAGACCCGCACAAGGTGTTCGAGCTGAGCCCCACGCCGCGCGGGAGAG AAGACCCAggcatggaggaggaggaagatgctcTCCAAGATGCCCCACCCACACAG TCTTCCTCAGGCCCAGGGCTCCCTGTTGAAGTGTACCCAGCATGCACTGCAGAGGGCGCTCTGAGCCCACAGCCCCCGGCGCGGGCCCTAATGACAG agcccagcccaggggtCCTGGACGTGACCATCATGTACAAGGGGCGCacggtgctgcaggaggtggtGGGGCACCCGAGCTGCGTGTTCCTGTATgggccccccagccccgctgTGGCAGGGGCGCAGCAGGTGGCCTTCCCCAGCCCGGCCGAGCTGGCGGACCAGAAGCAGCTGCGGTACACGGAGGAGCTGCTGCGGCACGTGGCGCCtgggctgcagctggagctgcggggctgggggctgtgggcccTGCGCATGGGCAAGTGCAAGGTGTACTGGGAGGTGGGCGGCCCCCTGGGCTGCGACAGCccctccagccccgcccagcccctggcGCGGAACTGCCACACTCCCATCTTCGACTTCAGCACCTTCTTCCAAG AGCTGGCGGAGTTCCGGGCACGGCGGCGCAAGGACTCCCCACGCTACACCATCTACTTGGGCTTCGGGCAGGACCTGTCGGCCCGCAGGtccaaagacaagagcctggTCCTGGTCAAG CTGGAGCCATGGCTGTGCCGTGCATACCTGCAGGGGGTGCAGCGGGAGGGCGTGTCCTCCCTGGACAGCAGCAGCCTGAGCCTGTGCCTGTCCAGCACCAACAGCCTGTATGACGACATTGAGCGCTTCCTCATGGAGCTGGGGTAG
- the IRF7 gene encoding interferon regulatory factor 7 isoform X1, which yields MASAPEGRAPRVLFGEWLLRQVSSGRYEGLCWLNEARTRFRVPWKHFARRDLSEADARIFKAWAVARGRWPPSRLEGDRLPPEAAERAGWKTNFRCALQSTRRFVMLRDNSTDPADPHKVFELSPTPRGREDPGMEEEEDALQDAPPTQGGAPTPLLAGGAAAAAAPAGPCGDILLEALQQSCLGEEWGADPAPPQTLGPGLPVEVYPACTAEGALSPQPPARALMTEPSPGVLDVTIMYKGRTVLQEVVGHPSCVFLYGPPSPAVAGAQQVAFPSPAELADQKQLRYTEELLRHVAPGLQLELRGWGLWALRMGKCKVYWEVGGPLGCDSPSSPAQPLARNCHTPIFDFSTFFQELAEFRARRRKDSPRYTIYLGFGQDLSARRSKDKSLVLVKLEPWLCRAYLQGVQREGVSSLDSSSLSLCLSSTNSLYDDIERFLMELG from the exons ATGGCCTCCGCTCCCGAGGG GCGGGCCCCACGCGTGCTCTTCGGGGAGTGGCTCCTGCGGCAGGTCAGCAGCGGCCGCTACGAGGGGCTGTGCTGGCTGAATGAGGCCCGCACGCGCTTCCGCGTGCCCTGGAAGCACTTCGCGCGCAGGGACCTGAGCGAAGCCGACGCGCGCATCTTCAAG gcctgggcggTGGCCCGCGGTAGGTGGCCGCCCAGCCGCCTCGAAGGGGACCGGCTGCCCCCAGAAGCGGCTGAGCGCGCTGGCTGGAAAACCAACTTCCGCTGCGCGCTGCAGAGCACGCGGCGCTTCGTGATGCTGCGCGATAACTCTACGGACCCCGCAGACCCGCACAAGGTGTTCGAGCTGAGCCCCACGCCGCGCGGGAGAG AAGACCCAggcatggaggaggaggaagatgctcTCCAAGATGCCCCACCCACACAG GGTGGGGCCCCCACGCCACTCCTGGCCGGCGGAGCAGCGGCCGCTGCGGCCCCGGCCGGGCCCTGCGGGGACATCCTGCTGGAGGCTCTGCAGCAGAGCTGCctgggggaggagtggggggcAGACCCAGCCCCTCCGCAGACTCTGG GCCCAGGGCTCCCTGTTGAAGTGTACCCAGCATGCACTGCAGAGGGCGCTCTGAGCCCACAGCCCCCGGCGCGGGCCCTAATGACAG agcccagcccaggggtCCTGGACGTGACCATCATGTACAAGGGGCGCacggtgctgcaggaggtggtGGGGCACCCGAGCTGCGTGTTCCTGTATgggccccccagccccgctgTGGCAGGGGCGCAGCAGGTGGCCTTCCCCAGCCCGGCCGAGCTGGCGGACCAGAAGCAGCTGCGGTACACGGAGGAGCTGCTGCGGCACGTGGCGCCtgggctgcagctggagctgcggggctgggggctgtgggcccTGCGCATGGGCAAGTGCAAGGTGTACTGGGAGGTGGGCGGCCCCCTGGGCTGCGACAGCccctccagccccgcccagcccctggcGCGGAACTGCCACACTCCCATCTTCGACTTCAGCACCTTCTTCCAAG AGCTGGCGGAGTTCCGGGCACGGCGGCGCAAGGACTCCCCACGCTACACCATCTACTTGGGCTTCGGGCAGGACCTGTCGGCCCGCAGGtccaaagacaagagcctggTCCTGGTCAAG CTGGAGCCATGGCTGTGCCGTGCATACCTGCAGGGGGTGCAGCGGGAGGGCGTGTCCTCCCTGGACAGCAGCAGCCTGAGCCTGTGCCTGTCCAGCACCAACAGCCTGTATGACGACATTGAGCGCTTCCTCATGGAGCTGGGGTAG
- the IRF7 gene encoding interferon regulatory factor 7 isoform X2, protein MASAPEGRAPRVLFGEWLLRQVSSGRYEGLCWLNEARTRFRVPWKHFARRDLSEADARIFKAWAVARGRWPPSRLEGDRLPPEAAERAGWKTNFRCALQSTRRFVMLRDNSTDPADPHKVFELSPTPRGRDPGMEEEEDALQDAPPTQGGAPTPLLAGGAAAAAAPAGPCGDILLEALQQSCLGEEWGADPAPPQTLGPGLPVEVYPACTAEGALSPQPPARALMTEPSPGVLDVTIMYKGRTVLQEVVGHPSCVFLYGPPSPAVAGAQQVAFPSPAELADQKQLRYTEELLRHVAPGLQLELRGWGLWALRMGKCKVYWEVGGPLGCDSPSSPAQPLARNCHTPIFDFSTFFQELAEFRARRRKDSPRYTIYLGFGQDLSARRSKDKSLVLVKLEPWLCRAYLQGVQREGVSSLDSSSLSLCLSSTNSLYDDIERFLMELG, encoded by the exons ATGGCCTCCGCTCCCGAGGG GCGGGCCCCACGCGTGCTCTTCGGGGAGTGGCTCCTGCGGCAGGTCAGCAGCGGCCGCTACGAGGGGCTGTGCTGGCTGAATGAGGCCCGCACGCGCTTCCGCGTGCCCTGGAAGCACTTCGCGCGCAGGGACCTGAGCGAAGCCGACGCGCGCATCTTCAAG gcctgggcggTGGCCCGCGGTAGGTGGCCGCCCAGCCGCCTCGAAGGGGACCGGCTGCCCCCAGAAGCGGCTGAGCGCGCTGGCTGGAAAACCAACTTCCGCTGCGCGCTGCAGAGCACGCGGCGCTTCGTGATGCTGCGCGATAACTCTACGGACCCCGCAGACCCGCACAAGGTGTTCGAGCTGAGCCCCACGCCGCGCGGGAGAG ACCCAggcatggaggaggaggaagatgctcTCCAAGATGCCCCACCCACACAG GGTGGGGCCCCCACGCCACTCCTGGCCGGCGGAGCAGCGGCCGCTGCGGCCCCGGCCGGGCCCTGCGGGGACATCCTGCTGGAGGCTCTGCAGCAGAGCTGCctgggggaggagtggggggcAGACCCAGCCCCTCCGCAGACTCTGG GCCCAGGGCTCCCTGTTGAAGTGTACCCAGCATGCACTGCAGAGGGCGCTCTGAGCCCACAGCCCCCGGCGCGGGCCCTAATGACAG agcccagcccaggggtCCTGGACGTGACCATCATGTACAAGGGGCGCacggtgctgcaggaggtggtGGGGCACCCGAGCTGCGTGTTCCTGTATgggccccccagccccgctgTGGCAGGGGCGCAGCAGGTGGCCTTCCCCAGCCCGGCCGAGCTGGCGGACCAGAAGCAGCTGCGGTACACGGAGGAGCTGCTGCGGCACGTGGCGCCtgggctgcagctggagctgcggggctgggggctgtgggcccTGCGCATGGGCAAGTGCAAGGTGTACTGGGAGGTGGGCGGCCCCCTGGGCTGCGACAGCccctccagccccgcccagcccctggcGCGGAACTGCCACACTCCCATCTTCGACTTCAGCACCTTCTTCCAAG AGCTGGCGGAGTTCCGGGCACGGCGGCGCAAGGACTCCCCACGCTACACCATCTACTTGGGCTTCGGGCAGGACCTGTCGGCCCGCAGGtccaaagacaagagcctggTCCTGGTCAAG CTGGAGCCATGGCTGTGCCGTGCATACCTGCAGGGGGTGCAGCGGGAGGGCGTGTCCTCCCTGGACAGCAGCAGCCTGAGCCTGTGCCTGTCCAGCACCAACAGCCTGTATGACGACATTGAGCGCTTCCTCATGGAGCTGGGGTAG
- the IRF7 gene encoding interferon regulatory factor 7 isoform X4 — protein sequence MASAPEGRAPRVLFGEWLLRQVSSGRYEGLCWLNEARTRFRVPWKHFARRDLSEADARIFKAWAVARGRWPPSRLEGDRLPPEAAERAGWKTNFRCALQSTRRFVMLRDNSTDPADPHKVFELSPTPRGRDPGMEEEEDALQDAPPTQSSSGPGLPVEVYPACTAEGALSPQPPARALMTEPSPGVLDVTIMYKGRTVLQEVVGHPSCVFLYGPPSPAVAGAQQVAFPSPAELADQKQLRYTEELLRHVAPGLQLELRGWGLWALRMGKCKVYWEVGGPLGCDSPSSPAQPLARNCHTPIFDFSTFFQELAEFRARRRKDSPRYTIYLGFGQDLSARRSKDKSLVLVKLEPWLCRAYLQGVQREGVSSLDSSSLSLCLSSTNSLYDDIERFLMELG from the exons ATGGCCTCCGCTCCCGAGGG GCGGGCCCCACGCGTGCTCTTCGGGGAGTGGCTCCTGCGGCAGGTCAGCAGCGGCCGCTACGAGGGGCTGTGCTGGCTGAATGAGGCCCGCACGCGCTTCCGCGTGCCCTGGAAGCACTTCGCGCGCAGGGACCTGAGCGAAGCCGACGCGCGCATCTTCAAG gcctgggcggTGGCCCGCGGTAGGTGGCCGCCCAGCCGCCTCGAAGGGGACCGGCTGCCCCCAGAAGCGGCTGAGCGCGCTGGCTGGAAAACCAACTTCCGCTGCGCGCTGCAGAGCACGCGGCGCTTCGTGATGCTGCGCGATAACTCTACGGACCCCGCAGACCCGCACAAGGTGTTCGAGCTGAGCCCCACGCCGCGCGGGAGAG ACCCAggcatggaggaggaggaagatgctcTCCAAGATGCCCCACCCACACAG TCTTCCTCAGGCCCAGGGCTCCCTGTTGAAGTGTACCCAGCATGCACTGCAGAGGGCGCTCTGAGCCCACAGCCCCCGGCGCGGGCCCTAATGACAG agcccagcccaggggtCCTGGACGTGACCATCATGTACAAGGGGCGCacggtgctgcaggaggtggtGGGGCACCCGAGCTGCGTGTTCCTGTATgggccccccagccccgctgTGGCAGGGGCGCAGCAGGTGGCCTTCCCCAGCCCGGCCGAGCTGGCGGACCAGAAGCAGCTGCGGTACACGGAGGAGCTGCTGCGGCACGTGGCGCCtgggctgcagctggagctgcggggctgggggctgtgggcccTGCGCATGGGCAAGTGCAAGGTGTACTGGGAGGTGGGCGGCCCCCTGGGCTGCGACAGCccctccagccccgcccagcccctggcGCGGAACTGCCACACTCCCATCTTCGACTTCAGCACCTTCTTCCAAG AGCTGGCGGAGTTCCGGGCACGGCGGCGCAAGGACTCCCCACGCTACACCATCTACTTGGGCTTCGGGCAGGACCTGTCGGCCCGCAGGtccaaagacaagagcctggTCCTGGTCAAG CTGGAGCCATGGCTGTGCCGTGCATACCTGCAGGGGGTGCAGCGGGAGGGCGTGTCCTCCCTGGACAGCAGCAGCCTGAGCCTGTGCCTGTCCAGCACCAACAGCCTGTATGACGACATTGAGCGCTTCCTCATGGAGCTGGGGTAG